In a single window of the Saccharothrix australiensis genome:
- a CDS encoding metallophosphoesterase, whose translation MGRTLLATTALGTATLAYAAGIERRRWTLRQATVPVLAPGSAPVRVLHISDLHMLPGQRSKQRWVAALDELEPDLVVNTGDNLAHKQAVPAVVRALGPLLDRPGVFVFGSNDYYAPRPKNPARYLLPSAKTRRIHGIPLPWRDLRAAMVERGWLDLTHVRETLTVAGQTIFAAGLDDPHLKRDRYADIAGPVPSASLRLGVTHSPEPRVLDPFAADGYDLVLAGHTHGGQLRVPGYGALVTNCDLDRSRARGVSRWGAHMWLNVSAGLGTSPYAPVRFACPPEASLLTLVPRPVDAGQDGSDAERDTRFGVGGNVR comes from the coding sequence CTGGGCCGCACCCTGCTCGCCACGACCGCCCTCGGCACGGCCACGCTCGCCTACGCGGCGGGCATCGAGCGGAGGCGCTGGACGCTGCGCCAGGCGACCGTGCCGGTGCTCGCGCCCGGTTCCGCGCCGGTGCGCGTGCTGCACATCTCGGACCTGCACATGCTGCCCGGCCAGCGGTCGAAGCAGCGGTGGGTGGCGGCGCTGGACGAGCTGGAGCCGGACCTCGTCGTGAACACCGGCGACAACCTGGCGCACAAGCAGGCCGTGCCCGCGGTCGTTCGCGCGCTGGGCCCCCTGCTGGACCGCCCCGGCGTGTTCGTGTTCGGCAGCAACGACTACTACGCGCCGCGGCCGAAGAACCCGGCCCGCTACCTGCTGCCGTCGGCGAAGACCAGGCGCATCCACGGGATCCCGCTGCCGTGGCGCGACCTGCGGGCGGCGATGGTCGAGCGCGGGTGGCTCGACCTGACGCACGTGCGCGAGACGCTCACCGTGGCGGGGCAGACGATCTTCGCGGCCGGCCTGGACGACCCGCACCTGAAGCGCGACCGCTACGCGGACATCGCCGGCCCGGTGCCGTCGGCGTCCCTGCGGCTGGGCGTCACGCACTCCCCGGAACCCCGCGTCCTGGACCCGTTCGCGGCCGACGGCTACGACCTGGTGCTGGCCGGCCACACGCACGGCGGGCAGCTCCGCGTGCCGGGCTACGGGGCCCTGGTGACGAACTGCGACCTGGACCGGTCGCGGGCGCGGGGCGTCTCCCGGTGGGGCGCGCACATGTGGCTGAACGTGTCGGCGGGGCTGGGGACGTCGCCGTACGCCCCGGTGCGCTTCGCGTGCCCTCCGGAGGCCAGCCTGCTCACCCTCGTGCCGCGTCCTGTCGACGCAGGTCAGGACGGGTCGGACGCGGAAAGGGATACCCGGTTCGGGGTGGGCGGGAACGTCAGGTAG
- a CDS encoding class I SAM-dependent methyltransferase — translation MTDDSAREELRRAIYGPRDLSTLPVFAGGFINFGYWDGIPLDGPITVEQRIASQGALYDVALDALDVTGRRVLEVGCGRGVGVSRVLRRQPRLVRGIDLVPEQVDRARRTAPDERVGFSVGSASAIPFPDGSFDRLLSVEAAQHFEDLTGFAREAARVLAPAGRLVVTTFFAGRDDAGPELAGLLETFASGLDLAHPVDRFTDDLRAAGLADVRADRIGSHVWPGLDRWVALGEDPDGWGRNWLVAVDRGLLDYYLVTARKPAGSTS, via the coding sequence ATGACCGACGATTCGGCACGCGAAGAACTCCGCAGGGCGATCTACGGCCCACGCGACCTCAGCACCCTCCCCGTCTTCGCCGGCGGCTTCATCAACTTCGGCTACTGGGACGGCATCCCGCTCGACGGCCCGATCACCGTCGAGCAGCGGATCGCCTCGCAGGGAGCCCTGTACGACGTGGCGCTCGACGCGCTGGACGTCACCGGCCGGCGGGTGCTCGAAGTCGGCTGCGGGCGCGGGGTCGGCGTGTCGCGGGTGCTGCGGCGTCAGCCCCGGCTGGTCCGGGGCATCGACCTGGTGCCCGAGCAGGTCGACCGCGCGCGGCGGACCGCGCCGGACGAGCGGGTGGGGTTCTCGGTGGGCTCGGCGTCCGCCATCCCCTTCCCGGACGGCTCCTTCGACCGCCTGCTGTCGGTCGAGGCCGCGCAGCACTTCGAGGACCTGACCGGGTTCGCGCGGGAGGCCGCGCGGGTGCTCGCGCCGGCCGGCCGGCTCGTCGTCACGACGTTCTTCGCCGGGCGCGACGACGCCGGGCCGGAGTTGGCCGGCCTGCTGGAGACGTTCGCGTCCGGGCTCGACCTGGCGCACCCCGTCGACCGGTTCACCGACGACCTGCGGGCCGCGGGGCTCGCCGACGTGCGCGCGGACCGCATCGGCTCGCACGTGTGGCCCGGCCTCGACCGCTGGGTTGCGCTCGGCGAGGACCCCGACGGCTGGGGCCGCAACTGGCTGGTGGCGGTCGACCGCGGACTGCTGGACTACTACCTGGTCACCGCCCGGAAGCCGGCAGGATCGACGTCGTGA
- a CDS encoding alpha/beta hydrolase produces MSPLAELLPPGVLAGLLRFAFGLPAPLRRLVIGRPIVLDGQRLHPEAQLLLRLQQLAGEGGRTTTPAADRTAMARSTALVAGPAIGGLAVRAVTMDGVRGRLYVPHGLADGSPLLVFYHGGGWVSGDLDSHDNLCRYLAAEAGVRVLSADYRLAPEHPFPAATDDARTAFEWAAAHADELGVDPARIALGGDSAGGNLAAVTALHAGPVKPVFLLLFYPAVDATARRRSRELFGNGFFLTDRQMDWFIDHYAPSLDSHADPRLSVLLAEDLSGLPPTYLATAGFDPLRDEGEAFADKLAAQGVPVVLRRHAGLFHGYANILGVGGVFREAVAEAVGALRTGLALANARQDIAETG; encoded by the coding sequence ATGTCACCGCTCGCCGAGTTGCTCCCTCCCGGCGTACTCGCCGGGCTCCTGCGCTTCGCGTTCGGCCTGCCCGCTCCGCTGCGGAGGCTGGTCATCGGCAGGCCGATCGTCCTGGACGGCCAGCGCCTGCACCCCGAGGCCCAGTTGCTGCTCCGGCTCCAGCAGCTCGCCGGCGAGGGCGGGCGGACCACCACGCCCGCGGCCGACCGCACCGCGATGGCCCGGAGCACCGCGCTCGTCGCCGGACCCGCCATCGGGGGGCTGGCGGTCCGGGCGGTGACGATGGACGGCGTCCGCGGTCGGCTCTACGTGCCGCACGGGCTGGCCGACGGCTCGCCGCTGCTGGTCTTCTACCACGGCGGCGGCTGGGTCAGCGGCGACCTGGACAGCCACGACAACCTGTGCCGGTACCTGGCCGCCGAGGCGGGGGTGCGGGTGCTGTCGGCGGACTACCGGCTCGCGCCCGAGCACCCGTTCCCGGCGGCGACCGACGACGCGCGGACCGCGTTCGAGTGGGCCGCGGCGCACGCCGACGAGCTGGGCGTCGACCCGGCGCGCATCGCGCTCGGCGGCGACAGCGCGGGCGGCAACCTGGCGGCCGTGACGGCGCTGCACGCGGGCCCGGTGAAACCGGTGTTCCTGCTGCTGTTCTACCCGGCGGTGGACGCCACCGCGCGGCGGCGGTCGCGTGAGCTGTTCGGCAACGGCTTCTTCCTCACCGACCGGCAGATGGACTGGTTCATCGACCACTACGCGCCGTCCCTCGACTCGCACGCCGACCCGAGGCTGTCCGTGCTGCTGGCGGAGGACCTGAGCGGCCTGCCGCCGACCTACCTGGCGACCGCCGGGTTCGACCCGCTGCGCGACGAGGGCGAGGCGTTCGCCGACAAGCTCGCGGCGCAGGGCGTGCCGGTGGTGCTGCGGCGGCACGCGGGGCTGTTCCACGGGTACGCGAACATCCTCGGCGTGGGCGGTGTGTTCCGGGAGGCCGTGGCGGAGGCCGTCGGCGCGCTGCGGACCGGGTTGGCGCTGGCGAACGCGCGGCAGGACATCGCCGAGACCGGCTGA
- a CDS encoding S9 family peptidase — protein MTTHPTAEVPDPLFDDADADARWRARFTAPRVSLPGWADDAPHRSLYLSNASGVWEVYAWDRGTDTHRQVTDRPNGTSHAALSPDGRTIWWFADNDGDEFGVWVSEPFEPGGGAAAPAVEGVPAGYPAGLEIGHRVVSVGTSTDDGTTIHVSRDGAPAEVIYAHANDGGVSALSKDETLLALAHSEHGDNRHAALRVVTPDGTKVAEKWDGPGKGLDAIAFSPVRGDNRLLVLHERRGREELLIWDVEADTETEITVDLPGEISADWYEDATALLVVHTFEARNTLHRYDLATGALTALDTPRGTVGSANVRPDGAVEYSWSSAARPGVVRVLDVDGDERVLLAPSGHEAPPSAELRDVFVGDVHALVARPDGAPEGPLPTVFSLHGGPHSADEDRFSAYRAVWLDAGFAVVHVNYRGSTGYGSRWRDAIEGRPGLTELEDVAAVHDWAVESGFADPARCVVNGASWGGYLSLLALGTQPERWAAGVAGVPVADYLAAYEDEMEPLRAFDRALFGGSPEEVPDRYRECSPLTYVDAVRAPVLVLAGENDPRCPIRQIDNYLERLAARGAAYEVYRYDAGHGSLVVAETIRQTAAEVAFVRRVLRSDAPAATTT, from the coding sequence GTGACGACGCACCCGACCGCCGAAGTCCCCGACCCGCTGTTCGACGACGCCGACGCCGACGCCCGCTGGCGCGCCCGGTTCACCGCGCCGAGGGTCAGCCTGCCCGGCTGGGCGGACGACGCACCGCACCGGAGCCTCTACCTGTCGAACGCGAGCGGCGTCTGGGAGGTCTACGCCTGGGACCGCGGCACCGACACCCACCGCCAGGTCACCGACCGCCCGAACGGCACGTCCCACGCGGCGCTGAGCCCCGACGGCCGGACGATCTGGTGGTTCGCCGACAACGACGGCGACGAGTTCGGCGTCTGGGTCAGCGAGCCGTTCGAGCCGGGCGGTGGCGCCGCCGCGCCCGCCGTCGAGGGCGTGCCCGCCGGGTACCCGGCGGGGCTGGAGATCGGCCACCGGGTCGTCTCCGTCGGCACCTCGACCGACGATGGCACCACGATCCACGTGTCCCGCGACGGCGCACCGGCCGAGGTGATCTACGCCCACGCCAACGACGGCGGCGTGAGCGCGCTGTCCAAGGACGAGACCCTGCTGGCGCTGGCGCACTCCGAGCACGGCGACAACCGCCACGCGGCGCTGCGCGTCGTCACCCCGGACGGCACGAAGGTCGCCGAGAAGTGGGACGGGCCGGGCAAGGGCCTGGACGCGATCGCGTTCAGCCCGGTGCGCGGCGACAACCGCCTGCTGGTGCTGCACGAGCGGCGCGGCCGGGAGGAGCTGCTGATCTGGGACGTCGAGGCCGACACCGAGACCGAGATCACCGTCGACCTGCCCGGCGAGATCAGCGCCGACTGGTACGAGGACGCGACGGCGCTGCTCGTGGTGCACACGTTCGAGGCCCGGAACACCCTGCACCGCTACGACCTGGCGACCGGCGCGCTGACCGCCCTGGACACCCCGCGCGGGACGGTCGGCTCGGCGAACGTCCGCCCGGACGGCGCCGTCGAGTACTCGTGGTCCTCGGCCGCGCGGCCCGGCGTCGTGCGGGTGCTCGACGTGGACGGCGACGAGCGGGTGCTGCTGGCGCCCAGCGGCCACGAGGCCCCGCCGTCGGCCGAGCTGCGGGACGTGTTCGTCGGTGACGTGCACGCCCTGGTCGCCCGCCCGGACGGCGCGCCCGAGGGTCCGCTGCCCACGGTGTTCAGCCTGCACGGCGGCCCGCACTCGGCGGACGAGGACCGGTTCTCCGCCTACCGCGCGGTGTGGTTGGACGCCGGGTTCGCCGTGGTGCACGTGAACTACCGGGGCTCCACCGGCTACGGCTCGCGGTGGCGGGACGCCATCGAGGGTCGGCCGGGCCTGACCGAGCTGGAGGACGTGGCCGCCGTGCACGACTGGGCGGTCGAGTCCGGGTTCGCCGACCCGGCGCGGTGCGTCGTCAACGGCGCGTCCTGGGGCGGGTACCTGTCGCTGCTGGCGCTCGGCACCCAGCCGGAGCGGTGGGCGGCGGGCGTGGCGGGCGTGCCGGTCGCGGACTACCTGGCCGCCTACGAGGACGAGATGGAGCCGCTGCGGGCGTTCGACCGGGCGCTGTTCGGCGGGTCGCCGGAGGAGGTGCCGGACCGGTACCGGGAGTGCTCGCCGCTGACCTACGTGGACGCGGTGCGCGCGCCCGTGCTCGTGCTGGCCGGGGAGAACGACCCGCGCTGCCCGATCCGGCAGATCGACAACTACCTGGAGCGGCTCGCCGCGCGCGGCGCGGCGTACGAGGTGTACCGGTACGACGCGGGGCACGGTTCGCTGGTGGTGGCGGAGACCATCCGGCAGACGGCGGCGGAGGTCGCGTTCGTGCGGCGGGTGCTCCGGTCCGACGCCCCGGCGGCCACCACCACCTGA
- a CDS encoding NADPH-dependent FMN reductase, with the protein MTVTVVGIGGSLRPNSQSERAMRLVLAGAEDAGAKVLEVPGPELVLPFYDPAVTDRPANARRLVEVLRSADGVVLVSPGYHGTVSGLVKNALDYVEDLRADERPYLDGRAVGCVATARGWQASVTTLNALRSIVHALRGWPTPLGAAINSGEVDFDLDGGCSDHSVAVNLRTIGRQVAEFAASQAG; encoded by the coding sequence ATGACGGTCACGGTGGTGGGCATCGGCGGTTCGCTGCGTCCGAACTCCCAGTCCGAGCGGGCGATGCGGCTCGTGCTGGCGGGCGCGGAGGACGCGGGCGCGAAGGTCCTGGAGGTGCCCGGACCCGAGCTGGTCCTGCCGTTCTACGACCCGGCGGTGACCGACCGCCCGGCGAACGCCCGCCGCCTGGTCGAGGTGCTGCGCTCGGCGGACGGCGTCGTGCTCGTCTCGCCCGGCTACCACGGCACGGTGTCCGGCCTGGTCAAGAACGCCCTGGACTACGTCGAGGACCTGCGCGCCGACGAGCGCCCGTACCTCGACGGCCGGGCCGTCGGCTGCGTCGCCACCGCGCGGGGCTGGCAGGCGTCCGTGACGACCCTCAACGCGCTCCGGTCCATCGTGCACGCCCTGCGCGGCTGGCCCACCCCGCTGGGCGCGGCGATCAACTCCGGCGAGGTGGACTTCGACCTCGACGGGGGCTGCTCGGACCACTCGGTCGCGGTCAATCTCCGCACGATCGGGCGACAGGTGGCGGAGTTCGCCGCGTCACAAGCGGGTTGA
- a CDS encoding organic hydroperoxide resistance protein, with protein sequence MQVLYTAEATAVGEGRDGEVRSSDGVLDERLATPAELGGPGGDLTNPEQLFAAGYAACFHSALKVAARRAKVPLGETAVTARVDLGPDGTGGYRLAVGLRAHLPGVEQSAADDLVAEADRICPYSNATRGNIEVALTATV encoded by the coding sequence ATGCAGGTGCTCTACACGGCGGAGGCGACCGCGGTCGGCGAGGGTCGCGACGGTGAGGTCCGCTCCTCGGACGGCGTGCTGGACGAGCGGCTGGCCACGCCGGCGGAGCTGGGCGGCCCCGGTGGCGACCTGACGAACCCGGAGCAGCTGTTCGCGGCCGGGTACGCGGCGTGCTTCCACAGCGCGCTGAAGGTCGCGGCCCGCCGGGCGAAGGTGCCGCTGGGGGAGACGGCGGTGACCGCGAGGGTCGACCTCGGCCCCGACGGCACGGGCGGCTACCGGCTCGCCGTCGGCCTGCGCGCGCACCTCCCCGGTGTCGAGCAGTCCGCGGCGGACGACCTGGTGGCCGAGGCCGACCGGATCTGCCCGTACTCCAACGCCACGCGCGGCAACATCGAGGTGGCCCTGACCGCCACCGTCTGA
- a CDS encoding catalase: MTEARHTTNNAGIPVASDDHSLTLGANGPILLQDHYLIEKNAQFNRERVPERVVHAKGGGAFGYFETTEDVSRYTKAALFQPGVKTETLLRFSTVAGELGSPDTWRDPRGFAVKFYTTQGNYDIVGNNTPVFFLRDPMKFPDFIRSQKRRADTGRRDHDMQWDFWTLQPQTAHQVTWLMGDRGIPKTWRHQNGYGSHTYLWENAAGEKFWVKYHFKTDQGIENLTSEEAARIAGEDADAHRADLWHAIERGEFPSWTLKVQVMPYADAADYRFNPFDLTKVWPHADYPLITVGKLVLDRNPSDYFAEIEQAAFEPTNLVPGIGTSPDKMLIGRIFSYPDAHRYRIGANYNELPVNRPKSPVNSYSKDGAMRFNNATDPVYAPNSYGGPHASAAVAGETVSAYGVEDEVVRSAYKLHAEDDDFGQAGTLVREVFDDAQRERLVKNVVAHASNGVSAPVLERVFEYWRNIDKETGDKIAAAFGK; this comes from the coding sequence GTGACCGAAGCGCGTCACACCACCAACAACGCAGGCATCCCGGTCGCGAGCGACGACCACTCGCTGACCCTGGGCGCCAACGGGCCGATCCTGCTCCAGGACCACTACCTGATCGAGAAGAACGCGCAGTTCAACCGCGAGCGCGTGCCCGAGCGGGTCGTCCACGCCAAGGGTGGCGGCGCCTTCGGGTACTTCGAGACCACCGAGGACGTCAGCCGCTACACCAAGGCCGCGCTGTTCCAGCCGGGCGTCAAGACCGAGACGCTGCTGCGCTTCTCGACCGTGGCCGGCGAGCTGGGCTCGCCCGACACCTGGCGCGACCCGCGCGGTTTCGCCGTGAAGTTCTACACGACGCAGGGCAACTACGACATCGTCGGCAACAACACGCCGGTGTTCTTCCTGCGCGACCCGATGAAGTTCCCGGACTTCATCCGCTCGCAGAAGCGCCGCGCCGACACCGGCCGCCGCGACCACGACATGCAGTGGGACTTCTGGACCCTCCAGCCGCAGACCGCGCACCAGGTCACGTGGCTGATGGGCGACCGGGGCATCCCGAAGACCTGGCGGCACCAGAACGGCTACGGCTCGCACACCTACCTGTGGGAGAACGCGGCCGGCGAGAAGTTCTGGGTCAAGTACCACTTCAAGACCGACCAGGGCATCGAGAACCTGACCTCGGAGGAGGCCGCGCGCATCGCCGGCGAGGACGCCGACGCGCACCGCGCCGACCTGTGGCACGCCATCGAGCGGGGCGAGTTCCCGTCGTGGACGCTGAAGGTGCAGGTCATGCCGTACGCGGACGCGGCGGACTACCGCTTCAACCCGTTCGACCTGACCAAGGTGTGGCCGCACGCCGACTACCCGCTGATCACCGTCGGCAAGCTGGTCCTCGACCGCAACCCGTCGGACTACTTCGCGGAGATCGAGCAGGCCGCGTTCGAGCCGACCAACCTGGTGCCGGGCATCGGCACGTCCCCGGACAAGATGCTGATCGGCCGCATCTTCTCCTACCCGGACGCCCACCGGTACCGCATCGGCGCGAACTACAACGAGCTGCCGGTCAACCGCCCGAAGTCCCCGGTGAACTCGTACTCCAAGGACGGGGCGATGCGCTTCAACAACGCCACCGACCCGGTGTACGCGCCGAACTCCTACGGCGGCCCGCACGCGTCCGCCGCGGTGGCCGGCGAGACCGTGTCCGCGTACGGCGTCGAGGACGAGGTCGTGCGCTCGGCGTACAAGCTGCACGCGGAGGACGACGACTTCGGCCAGGCAGGCACGCTGGTCCGCGAGGTCTTCGACGACGCCCAGCGCGAGCGGCTGGTGAAGAACGTGGTCGCGCACGCGAGCAACGGCGTCTCGGCGCCGGTGCTGGAGCGCGTGTTCGAGTACTGGCGCAACATCGACAAGGAGACCGGCGACAAGATCGCCGCCGCCTTCGGCAAGTGA
- a CDS encoding GatB/YqeY domain-containing protein: MAELKARLQADLTTAIKNRETVRAGALRMALAAITTEEVSGKSARELSDDEVLKVITREVKKRREAAEAFAGAGRAEQAELERSESAVLEGYLPAQLDDAELAALVDAAVAEVAAQLGEQPGQRQMGQVMKAVNAKVAGRAEGGRVAAAVKAKLA; the protein is encoded by the coding sequence ATGGCGGAGTTGAAGGCGCGGTTGCAGGCGGATCTGACGACGGCGATCAAGAACCGGGAGACGGTCCGGGCCGGCGCGTTGCGCATGGCGCTGGCCGCGATCACCACCGAAGAGGTCTCCGGCAAGTCCGCCCGCGAGCTTTCCGACGACGAGGTCCTGAAGGTCATCACCCGCGAGGTGAAGAAGCGCCGGGAGGCCGCGGAGGCGTTCGCGGGCGCGGGGCGCGCCGAGCAGGCCGAGCTGGAGCGGTCCGAGTCCGCCGTGCTGGAGGGCTACCTGCCTGCCCAGCTGGACGACGCCGAACTGGCCGCCCTGGTGGACGCCGCCGTCGCCGAGGTCGCCGCGCAGCTCGGCGAGCAGCCCGGCCAGCGGCAGATGGGCCAGGTCATGAAGGCCGTCAACGCCAAGGTCGCGGGCCGCGCCGAGGGCGGCCGGGTCGCGGCGGCCGTGAAGGCCAAGCTGGCCTGA
- a CDS encoding Fur family transcriptional regulator produces MTPGPRELLKDAGLRITAPRLAVLEWLGGHPHSTADQVAEGVRARLGAVSTQAVYDVLNACSRTGLLRRIEPAGHPARYERRTGDNHHHLVCRRCGRTEDVDCVHGSAPCLEPSDTVGFTVDEAEVLFWGLCPDCRTPEKEQPA; encoded by the coding sequence ATGACCCCAGGACCACGTGAGCTGCTCAAGGACGCCGGGCTGCGGATCACCGCGCCCCGTCTCGCGGTGCTCGAGTGGCTCGGCGGGCACCCGCACTCGACGGCCGACCAGGTCGCCGAGGGCGTGCGGGCCAGGTTGGGCGCGGTGTCCACGCAGGCCGTCTACGACGTGCTCAACGCGTGCTCGCGCACCGGGTTGTTGCGCCGCATCGAGCCCGCCGGCCACCCGGCGCGCTACGAGCGGCGGACCGGCGACAACCACCACCACCTCGTGTGCCGGCGCTGCGGGCGGACGGAGGACGTGGACTGCGTCCACGGCTCGGCGCCCTGCCTGGAACCCTCCGACACCGTCGGCTTCACCGTGGACGAGGCCGAGGTCCTGTTCTGGGGTCTGTGCCCCGACTGCCGCACCCCCGAGAAGGAGCAACCAGCGTGA
- a CDS encoding Dps family protein: MSKSPITSSLSDSDKASVATVLQATLVDLIDLSLAAKQAHWNVVGKNFRSVHLQLDELVTTARTYTDEVAERASALGISPNGKAKTVAESSGVPEFPDNWLKEEDVVTAVVAALAKLIERLRDRIDETDKSDLVTQDLLIEITKQLEQAHWMWQAQQA, from the coding sequence ATGAGCAAGTCCCCGATCACCAGCTCGCTGTCCGACTCGGACAAGGCGTCCGTCGCCACCGTGCTCCAGGCCACGCTGGTCGACCTGATCGACCTGTCGCTGGCCGCCAAGCAGGCGCACTGGAACGTGGTGGGCAAGAACTTCCGCAGCGTCCACCTCCAGCTCGACGAACTGGTGACGACGGCGCGCACCTACACCGACGAGGTGGCCGAGCGGGCCTCCGCGCTGGGCATCTCGCCGAACGGCAAGGCGAAGACCGTGGCCGAGTCGTCGGGGGTGCCGGAGTTCCCGGACAACTGGCTCAAGGAGGAGGACGTGGTGACCGCCGTGGTCGCCGCCCTCGCCAAGCTCATCGAGCGGTTGCGGGACCGCATCGACGAGACCGACAAGTCCGACCTGGTCACCCAGGACCTGCTGATCGAGATCACCAAGCAGCTCGAGCAGGCCCACTGGATGTGGCAGGCCCAGCAGGCGTGA